Proteins encoded in a region of the Pyxidicoccus trucidator genome:
- a CDS encoding cyclic nucleotide-binding domain-containing protein, which translates to MPRIANTEIIIPKSLSLDARRHLTDALYAVHQQIFDGVERESFAKYVVDSKAEQTWIQVHKNEVGDIVGYFAMHVFEKPLNGVTTAVFRAEAGSLRAYRGANTNTRFGLSLVLKYLMRHPGRPTYYMGSLVHPSSYSVFAKYCNEVWPRRGQPVPPELLAFMDGLATDFGLDKVDAANPLLREVGWRTRESEVERDYWRQCDKPAARFFMESNPGYVDGHGLVTLVPATAGNILSVLRVLCGRSLRKPLEALRAVARRLPGGARLRRSEVVRQLKASPLFAHFDTKALEAVAARAQVMELQAGRYVFRKGDASDELYLLARGAAYVLAEDARGEDGVVNQLGSGTVFGEIGMLAGERRSASVRTAAASTLVRIPRAVLLPLLDGDAALRRSVWATFAERRFDDLVRGMDRYAHLGRKERLAWLRRGEQVELAPRQERVLEPGSHLLVLAGAVELTHAAPRMMARGTMLLEVERPLRVVAQEGTQLVVLPRLASPELLRAVEASATRALSLSLASLELPRAAA; encoded by the coding sequence ATGCCCCGTATCGCGAACACCGAAATCATCATCCCCAAGTCCCTGTCCCTGGACGCGCGCAGGCACCTGACGGACGCGCTGTACGCGGTCCACCAGCAGATTTTCGACGGGGTGGAGCGGGAGTCGTTCGCGAAGTACGTGGTGGACTCGAAGGCGGAGCAGACCTGGATTCAGGTCCACAAGAACGAGGTGGGCGACATCGTCGGCTACTTCGCGATGCACGTCTTCGAGAAGCCGCTGAACGGGGTGACGACGGCGGTGTTCCGCGCCGAGGCGGGCTCGCTGCGGGCGTACCGGGGAGCCAACACCAACACGCGCTTCGGGCTGTCGCTGGTGCTGAAGTACCTGATGCGGCACCCGGGCCGGCCGACGTACTACATGGGCTCACTGGTGCACCCGTCCAGCTACTCGGTGTTCGCGAAGTACTGCAACGAGGTGTGGCCGCGCCGGGGACAGCCGGTGCCGCCGGAGCTGCTGGCCTTCATGGACGGGCTGGCCACGGACTTCGGCCTGGACAAGGTGGATGCGGCCAACCCGCTGCTGCGCGAGGTGGGCTGGCGCACGCGCGAGTCCGAGGTGGAGCGGGACTACTGGCGGCAGTGCGACAAGCCGGCGGCGCGCTTCTTCATGGAGTCCAACCCCGGCTACGTGGACGGGCACGGGCTGGTGACGCTGGTGCCGGCGACGGCGGGCAACATCCTGAGCGTGCTGCGCGTGCTGTGCGGGCGCTCGCTGCGCAAGCCGCTGGAGGCGCTGCGCGCGGTGGCGCGGCGGCTGCCCGGGGGCGCGCGGCTGCGTCGCTCGGAGGTGGTGCGGCAGCTGAAGGCGTCGCCGCTGTTCGCGCACTTCGACACGAAGGCGCTGGAGGCGGTGGCGGCGCGGGCGCAGGTGATGGAGCTGCAGGCGGGCCGCTACGTGTTCCGCAAGGGTGACGCGAGCGACGAGCTGTACCTGCTGGCGCGCGGCGCGGCGTACGTGCTGGCGGAGGACGCGAGGGGCGAGGATGGGGTGGTGAACCAGCTCGGCAGCGGGACGGTGTTCGGAGAGATTGGGATGCTGGCGGGGGAGCGCCGCTCGGCCTCGGTGCGCACGGCGGCGGCGTCCACGCTGGTGAGGATTCCGCGCGCGGTGCTGCTGCCGCTGCTGGACGGGGACGCGGCGCTGCGGCGGAGCGTGTGGGCCACGTTCGCCGAGCGCCGCTTCGATGATTTGGTGCGGGGCATGGACCGCTACGCGCACCTGGGCCGCAAGGAGCGGCTCGCATGGCTGCGGCGCGGCGAGCAGGTGGAGCTGGCGCCGCGCCAGGAGCGGGTGCTGGAGCCGGGCTCGCACCTGCTGGTGCTGGCGGGTGCGGTGGAGCTGACGCACGCGGCGCCGAGGATGATGGCGCGGGGCACCATGCTGCTGGAGGTGGAGCGTCCGCTGCGCGTGGTGGCGCAGGAGGGCACGCAGCTCGTCGTCCTGCCGCGCCTCGCGTCGCCCGAGCTGCTCCGCGCGGTGGAGGCGAGTGCCACGAGGGCCCTCTCGCTGTCCCTGGCCTCGCTGGAGCTGCCTCGCGCGGCGGCGTGA
- a CDS encoding SRPBCC domain-containing protein encodes MKQGTLTTKGNQVELRFERRLAHPPEKVWRALTENAELSHWFPARIDGPRESGAALSFVFPGDESPPTTGRISVFDPPRVLEYTWSGDLLRWELRPEGKGCLLVFTTIPGDRANVSRDATGWHFCLDNLEASLDGRPPAPHDKEYFSKLTAEYDSRFGLGAFPAFLLGPANRVAADSLKLPGVEAYVFDGADGTQLTLCHAKSEAASGEQWRDFDEYLVVLEGTYVLTINGLEIQLGSGREFVIPRGARISGRYAAGTRTLHAFGGRAFQRAGAK; translated from the coding sequence ATGAAGCAAGGCACCCTGACGACGAAAGGCAATCAAGTGGAGCTCCGCTTCGAGCGGCGGCTCGCCCACCCGCCCGAGAAGGTCTGGCGCGCGCTCACCGAGAACGCGGAGCTGTCCCACTGGTTCCCGGCGCGCATCGACGGCCCCCGCGAGTCCGGCGCGGCGCTGAGCTTCGTCTTCCCGGGAGACGAGAGCCCGCCCACCACGGGGAGAATCTCGGTGTTCGACCCGCCACGTGTCCTCGAATACACGTGGAGCGGAGACCTGCTGCGGTGGGAGCTCCGGCCCGAGGGCAAGGGCTGCCTGCTGGTCTTCACCACCATTCCCGGCGACAGGGCGAATGTCAGCCGCGACGCCACGGGCTGGCACTTCTGCCTCGACAACCTGGAGGCCTCCCTCGACGGGCGGCCTCCCGCCCCGCACGACAAGGAGTACTTCTCCAAGCTCACCGCGGAGTACGACTCGCGCTTCGGCCTGGGCGCCTTCCCCGCGTTCCTGCTGGGCCCGGCCAACCGCGTCGCGGCAGACTCGCTGAAGCTCCCCGGCGTCGAGGCGTACGTGTTCGACGGCGCGGACGGCACGCAGCTCACGCTCTGCCACGCGAAGAGCGAGGCGGCCAGCGGCGAGCAGTGGCGGGACTTCGACGAGTACCTCGTCGTCCTGGAAGGCACCTACGTGCTGACCATCAACGGCCTGGAAATCCAGCTCGGCTCCGGGCGGGAGTTCGTCATCCCCCGGGGCGCGCGAATCTCGGGGCGGTACGCCGCCGGCACGCGGACCCTCCACGCCTTCGGAGGCCGCGCCTTCCAGCGGGCCGGAGCGAAGTAG
- a CDS encoding ArsR/SmtB family transcription factor, giving the protein MMSAFEVVVEPNRRRILDLLREKRRPVGELADRLGLTQPTVSKHLRVLKDARLVDVEQDAQRRLYRLRPEPLVELDTWLQPYRALWSQRLDALEHHLDTMTDAPAPTRGPTRSRRKR; this is encoded by the coding sequence ATGATGAGCGCGTTCGAAGTCGTGGTGGAGCCGAACCGCCGCCGCATCCTCGACCTCCTCCGGGAGAAGCGACGGCCCGTCGGCGAGCTGGCGGACCGGCTCGGGCTGACGCAGCCCACCGTGTCCAAGCACCTGCGCGTGCTGAAGGACGCCCGGCTGGTGGACGTGGAGCAGGACGCCCAGCGCCGGCTGTACCGCCTGCGTCCGGAGCCGCTCGTCGAGCTGGACACCTGGCTCCAGCCCTACCGCGCGCTCTGGTCTCAGCGGCTCGACGCGCTGGAGCACCACCTGGACACCATGACGGATGCGCCCGCCCCCACCCGGGGCCCCACTCGAAGCAGGAGGAAGCGATGA
- a CDS encoding carboxypeptidase-like regulatory domain-containing protein, protein MRKGTGLAVAAGLVAVAVGLGIVLSREQEPPEPSGAERVARDARVSTGALLPAPSPLPGGSQRITGVVLGDSGPLGGVRISATRPQAGQTLSELSCGEVLQRPDWSVKLPKCMNAAAGAVLEFVLAREGEAPVHAEASTADDGTFTLDGLSSGTFALWVADARGAGMWPDVAAGTEGLALALGEGVTLEGRVSSEDGAPLAGARVTAVHTEHTRFFDTETGADGRYRLGPLPLASYRPAVSKEGWIPELGAGVEHEQVVLGRPRRLAGRVLSDGQPALGVQVRAARQPDTEDEGDERRGSHPEHVATTDAAGRFTFDALWPASAYLLTATVGERHALARVARDESPTELVLELGTALRVEGTVRDEAGHPVSGARVTGNPHTAVTDAGGHYQLGPMEPGEFQLRVAASGYHRDFQRVKSGPGTLRVDFTLTSSVPVEGVVVDDVGKPVAGASLQLRGLEDVGDEGEFFTVDVGQTDAEGHFHLGAPSPGDFELEVSVEGERIRAYHSLTAPATGVRVVMPRKARVSGTLTDERGTPFPGARVKLWQENGVPGTDEVPRRAECETTTDVKGRFSLWGLEPGRFVLEATHASGGVQRSTSRPVELQAQEALEVDLRLEAGWTLTGLAVDEAGQPLPGVQVHPVLPEQAEPTWRRGLYLGGPPLHAVTGADGRFTLRHLQTEELWLHVLAEAHVLVPSRSEGGQPSLQRFHVSRGAPEVRLVLERLVRIHGRLTGPDGAPITRFTLNGRELADPRGVFSRPIHTSGTWRMELSAKGMAPVLREVELHEGTDVDLGEIRMSPGRRVSGRVVDAETSLPVEWAQVLATRSRLAAVRLEDHQGSVRTDENGAFTLPFVEPGPLVLFVEANDYRTERLDLGTGDTDALLVRLDKGASVELSIQNPQGRPMAATVYLDRRGEPLPMRPFEVSGGSGVVSGLEPGSYRVHAFAPGRRRGSTVFAPQDVQVPANGQVKVDLRARSTGATLVLRVEESVGFSALFPGVAPPPRLFRDFVPVESRAFPYEGVLPAPVTYRNLPPGRVTLFLVERSLQGYHREELDLPAEGTVVREVTPGWTPFVFAGP, encoded by the coding sequence ATGCGCAAGGGAACGGGGCTCGCGGTCGCCGCCGGGCTGGTGGCCGTGGCGGTGGGGCTGGGCATCGTCCTGAGTCGGGAGCAGGAGCCCCCGGAGCCCTCCGGCGCCGAGCGCGTGGCACGTGACGCTCGCGTGAGCACCGGCGCCCTCCTGCCCGCGCCCTCGCCGCTCCCGGGAGGCAGCCAACGAATCACGGGCGTCGTGCTCGGCGACAGCGGCCCGCTCGGCGGGGTGCGCATCTCCGCCACGCGGCCCCAGGCCGGCCAGACGCTGTCGGAGCTGTCCTGCGGGGAAGTGCTCCAGCGGCCAGACTGGAGCGTGAAGCTCCCGAAGTGCATGAACGCGGCCGCTGGCGCCGTGCTGGAGTTCGTCCTCGCGCGTGAGGGCGAAGCCCCCGTCCATGCGGAGGCCTCCACCGCGGACGACGGCACCTTCACCCTCGACGGACTGTCCTCCGGCACCTTCGCGCTCTGGGTGGCGGACGCGCGCGGCGCGGGCATGTGGCCGGACGTCGCGGCCGGAACGGAGGGCCTCGCCCTGGCACTCGGGGAGGGCGTGACGCTGGAGGGCCGCGTCTCCAGCGAGGACGGCGCGCCCCTGGCCGGTGCGCGGGTGACAGCGGTACACACGGAGCACACCCGCTTCTTCGACACGGAGACGGGAGCGGATGGCCGCTACCGCCTCGGCCCCCTGCCGCTCGCGAGCTACCGCCCCGCCGTCTCGAAGGAGGGCTGGATTCCAGAGCTCGGAGCGGGCGTCGAGCACGAGCAGGTGGTGCTGGGCCGTCCTCGCCGCCTCGCGGGCCGGGTGCTGAGCGACGGCCAGCCCGCGCTCGGCGTCCAGGTCCGGGCCGCGCGGCAGCCCGATACGGAGGACGAAGGCGACGAGCGAAGGGGAAGCCACCCGGAGCACGTGGCAACCACGGACGCGGCCGGCCGCTTCACCTTCGACGCGCTGTGGCCCGCCTCCGCGTACCTGCTCACGGCCACGGTGGGCGAGCGACATGCCCTCGCCCGGGTGGCGCGGGACGAGTCTCCAACGGAGCTCGTACTGGAGCTGGGCACGGCGCTGCGCGTGGAGGGCACGGTCCGCGACGAGGCCGGCCACCCTGTGTCAGGGGCGAGGGTGACCGGCAACCCGCACACCGCCGTCACGGATGCCGGGGGCCACTACCAGCTCGGCCCCATGGAGCCCGGCGAGTTCCAGCTCCGGGTCGCCGCGTCCGGGTACCACCGTGACTTCCAGCGCGTGAAGTCCGGGCCTGGAACCCTCCGGGTGGACTTCACGCTGACGTCCAGCGTCCCCGTCGAAGGCGTGGTGGTCGACGACGTCGGCAAGCCCGTGGCCGGGGCCAGCCTCCAGCTCAGGGGGTTGGAGGACGTGGGAGATGAAGGGGAGTTCTTCACCGTGGACGTCGGCCAGACGGACGCCGAGGGCCACTTCCACCTCGGTGCTCCCTCGCCGGGCGACTTCGAGCTCGAAGTCAGCGTCGAGGGCGAGCGCATCCGCGCGTACCACTCCCTCACGGCTCCCGCCACGGGCGTCCGCGTGGTGATGCCTCGGAAGGCTCGCGTGTCGGGGACTCTCACCGATGAGAGGGGCACGCCCTTCCCCGGTGCGAGGGTGAAGCTGTGGCAAGAGAATGGAGTCCCGGGCACGGACGAGGTACCGCGACGCGCCGAGTGCGAGACGACCACGGACGTGAAGGGACGCTTCTCCCTCTGGGGCCTGGAGCCGGGCCGCTTCGTGCTCGAGGCGACGCACGCCTCGGGCGGCGTGCAGCGCTCCACCTCCCGGCCCGTCGAGCTGCAAGCGCAAGAAGCCTTGGAGGTGGACCTGCGCCTGGAGGCGGGGTGGACGCTCACGGGGCTCGCGGTGGACGAGGCCGGCCAGCCCCTGCCCGGGGTCCAGGTCCATCCCGTGCTTCCCGAGCAGGCCGAGCCCACGTGGCGGCGCGGTCTCTACCTGGGAGGCCCTCCCCTGCACGCCGTCACCGGAGCGGACGGCCGCTTCACGCTGCGGCACCTCCAGACGGAGGAGCTCTGGCTGCATGTCCTCGCGGAAGCCCATGTCCTCGTCCCGTCCCGCTCGGAGGGAGGCCAGCCGTCGCTCCAGCGGTTCCACGTGAGCAGGGGAGCTCCGGAGGTGCGGCTCGTCCTGGAGCGCCTGGTCCGCATCCACGGGCGGCTCACCGGCCCGGACGGCGCCCCCATCACCCGCTTCACGCTGAATGGGAGGGAGCTGGCGGACCCGCGCGGCGTCTTCTCCCGCCCCATCCACACGTCGGGCACCTGGCGCATGGAGCTGTCGGCGAAGGGCATGGCCCCGGTGCTGCGAGAGGTGGAGCTGCACGAGGGCACGGACGTGGACCTGGGCGAGATTCGGATGAGCCCGGGCCGCCGGGTGTCGGGGCGGGTGGTGGACGCGGAGACGTCCCTGCCCGTGGAGTGGGCCCAGGTGCTCGCCACCCGCTCGCGACTCGCCGCCGTCCGCCTCGAGGACCACCAGGGCTCCGTGAGGACGGACGAGAACGGGGCCTTCACGTTGCCCTTCGTGGAGCCCGGGCCGCTCGTGCTCTTCGTGGAGGCCAACGACTACCGCACGGAGCGCCTCGACCTCGGAACGGGAGACACGGACGCCCTCCTGGTGCGCCTCGACAAGGGCGCCAGCGTGGAGCTCTCCATCCAGAACCCCCAGGGCAGGCCCATGGCAGCGACTGTCTACCTGGACCGGCGGGGAGAGCCCCTGCCGATGCGGCCCTTCGAAGTCTCTGGAGGCTCGGGCGTGGTGAGCGGCCTGGAGCCCGGGAGCTACCGCGTCCACGCCTTCGCGCCCGGCCGTCGGCGGGGCTCCACCGTCTTCGCGCCCCAGGATGTGCAGGTCCCCGCCAACGGCCAGGTGAAGGTCGACCTGAGGGCCCGGAGCACGGGCGCCACGCTGGTGCTGCGCGTGGAGGAGTCCGTGGGCTTCAGCGCCCTGTTCCCAGGCGTCGCGCCCCCGCCCCGCCTGTTCAGGGACTTCGTGCCGGTGGAGTCACGCGCGTTCCCCTACGAGGGAGTGCTCCCGGCCCCCGTGACGTACCGGAACCTCCCGCCGGGACGCGTCACGCTCTTCCTCGTGGAGCGCTCGCTGCAGGGCTACCACCGGGAGGAGCTGGACCTCCCCGCCGAGGGCACCGTGGTGCGCGAGGTGACGCCTGGCTGGACGCCCTTCGTGTTCGCCGGGCCCTGA
- a CDS encoding AAA family ATPase, giving the protein MKPGLRIDGLRVLGFGRFSNLTRELGPGMHLLYGPNEAGKSTLLAFLRSMLFGFEKQGQPERYEPEGGGPFGGELRLSTDAGPLLVRRVASGRRSKGELLVLGPDGQPLPAERLEDALGHVNRELFFDVFAFRLEELAGFERLTEQRGASEALVAASMRGARKLPEVMQRLRKSAEGLYKPNGQNPLLNETLKALEDVQARLRAEGDRPAKYFAEKERLSALGEEQRVLEVELRDAGRELERLSRLEAALADVSALAEARAELATLLELEHFPEGGEARLEDALHRRRGYRAEGARLAQRLSTVDAGLERLSAPSSVRGREEALHLALVAYTERSALLRALPARRAAVVEKRRQVERELRELGLPVDGPGLLALELGASGRAALEELATRLGAAETERRETSGTRARARSERERLEGAVARVQGELTGLQDVRPAQVRQQQAGLGRLRGVRSELDRLGEQRAELRRQFEGARTQGEPPPVEVVLPVWWVPAVAGVAVVLAVAAWLLAGTVAAALSLAGGLLLTGVLELARRRVEAARDAALEAHAARQRGRQQEEERLRAALAGLAAREEGLHRELLAAAAEAGLGPVVTPADLSAREAALAEALEQAGRREVLLREWEKLRGDHAEALSGEQRAEETLREAEARHGTLLEELAAHLAARRFPPSLPVSAALTLWRDATGLRQRLLDVDTEEAALAVDEQACAPVAQRLWEEAVAAGLVASEPVSTSSTAAWTALGPMTGAMASASGTSAGRASEAGVACLASAPPGLKSASVTAASAAGLAPRTARLAAPAPGALETAAARVASALETAREQSSERRILEESRRELLAEKARLDGLSHEEELALNMLLAEGGGVDEESFRRRAAQARRHAELTHRARELSQRIEARTGLSDAQAREALREVGGEEGLHSSLESRRARHTGAHERQKAVLTEQGALRHQLEEWENDDVLARLRIEEESLRARVAELATRYAADRLTLALLTRARRRFEEEQQPRVVQLASEHFAALTGGRYRRVFIPTGEERELRVGDGERDWSAAQLSRGTREQLYLAFRLAVVRDFGETRGALPLIVDDVLVNFDPERARGAIRLLASLSTQHQVIAFTCHPWLREAFESEGARVQQLDTDTNSPRPAPASVLQAG; this is encoded by the coding sequence ATGAAGCCGGGGCTCCGCATCGACGGGCTGCGCGTGCTGGGCTTTGGTCGCTTCTCGAACCTGACGCGAGAGCTGGGCCCGGGCATGCACCTGCTGTACGGGCCCAACGAGGCGGGGAAGAGCACGCTGCTGGCCTTCCTGCGCAGCATGCTGTTCGGCTTCGAGAAGCAGGGGCAGCCGGAGCGGTACGAGCCCGAGGGCGGAGGCCCCTTCGGCGGCGAGCTGCGGCTGTCCACCGACGCGGGGCCGCTGCTGGTGCGGCGCGTGGCGTCGGGCCGGCGCTCCAAGGGCGAGCTGCTGGTGCTGGGCCCGGACGGACAGCCGCTGCCTGCCGAGCGGCTGGAAGACGCGCTGGGACACGTCAACCGCGAGCTGTTCTTCGACGTGTTCGCCTTCCGTCTGGAGGAGCTGGCCGGCTTCGAGCGGCTCACCGAGCAGCGCGGCGCCTCGGAGGCGCTGGTCGCCGCGAGCATGCGGGGCGCACGCAAGCTGCCCGAGGTCATGCAGCGGCTGCGCAAGAGCGCGGAAGGCCTCTACAAGCCGAACGGGCAGAACCCGCTGCTGAACGAGACGCTGAAGGCGCTGGAGGACGTGCAGGCGCGGCTGCGCGCGGAGGGAGACAGGCCGGCGAAGTACTTCGCGGAGAAGGAGCGCCTGTCCGCGCTGGGCGAGGAGCAGCGGGTGCTGGAGGTGGAGCTGCGCGACGCGGGCCGCGAGCTGGAGCGCCTGTCCCGGCTGGAGGCAGCGCTGGCGGACGTGTCGGCGCTGGCGGAGGCGCGCGCGGAGCTGGCGACGCTGCTCGAGCTGGAGCACTTCCCCGAGGGCGGCGAAGCCCGGCTGGAGGACGCGCTGCACCGGCGCAGGGGCTACCGCGCGGAAGGGGCCCGGCTGGCGCAGCGGCTGTCCACCGTGGACGCGGGGCTGGAGCGGCTGTCGGCGCCGTCGTCGGTGCGCGGGCGGGAGGAGGCGCTGCACCTGGCGCTGGTGGCGTACACGGAGCGCTCGGCGTTGCTGCGGGCGCTGCCGGCCCGGCGTGCGGCGGTGGTGGAGAAGCGCCGGCAGGTGGAGCGCGAGCTGCGGGAGCTGGGGCTGCCGGTGGACGGGCCCGGGCTGCTGGCGCTGGAGCTGGGCGCGAGCGGGCGCGCGGCGCTGGAGGAGCTGGCCACGCGGCTGGGCGCGGCGGAGACGGAGCGGCGCGAGACTTCGGGCACGCGGGCGCGGGCGCGCTCGGAGCGGGAGCGGCTGGAGGGCGCGGTGGCTCGCGTCCAGGGCGAGCTGACGGGGCTGCAGGATGTGCGGCCGGCGCAGGTGCGCCAGCAGCAGGCCGGGCTGGGACGACTGCGCGGCGTGCGTAGTGAGCTGGACCGGCTGGGTGAGCAGCGCGCCGAGCTGCGGCGGCAGTTCGAGGGCGCGCGCACGCAGGGCGAGCCGCCTCCGGTGGAGGTGGTGCTGCCCGTGTGGTGGGTGCCGGCCGTCGCGGGAGTGGCGGTGGTGCTCGCGGTGGCGGCGTGGCTGCTGGCGGGGACGGTGGCGGCGGCGCTGAGCCTCGCGGGCGGGCTGCTGCTGACGGGCGTGCTGGAGCTGGCCCGGCGCCGCGTGGAGGCCGCGCGCGACGCCGCGCTGGAGGCCCATGCGGCCCGGCAGCGCGGAAGGCAGCAGGAGGAGGAGCGGCTGCGCGCGGCGCTGGCGGGGCTGGCGGCCCGGGAGGAAGGGCTGCACCGCGAGCTGCTGGCCGCGGCGGCGGAGGCAGGCCTGGGTCCGGTGGTGACACCGGCGGACCTGTCGGCGCGGGAGGCCGCGCTGGCGGAGGCGCTGGAGCAGGCCGGACGGCGCGAGGTGCTCCTGCGCGAGTGGGAGAAGCTGCGCGGCGACCATGCGGAAGCGCTGAGCGGAGAGCAGCGCGCGGAGGAGACCCTGCGCGAGGCCGAGGCCCGGCATGGGACGCTGCTTGAAGAACTGGCGGCGCACCTGGCCGCGCGGCGCTTCCCTCCGTCGCTCCCGGTGTCGGCGGCCCTGACGCTGTGGCGGGACGCGACGGGGCTCCGGCAGCGGCTGCTGGACGTGGACACGGAGGAAGCGGCGCTGGCGGTGGATGAGCAGGCATGCGCGCCCGTGGCGCAGAGGCTCTGGGAGGAAGCCGTGGCGGCGGGATTGGTGGCCTCGGAGCCGGTGTCCACCTCGAGCACGGCGGCCTGGACTGCTTTGGGTCCGATGACCGGGGCGATGGCATCCGCCTCGGGTACGTCGGCCGGGCGTGCCTCGGAGGCGGGAGTGGCCTGTCTCGCGTCGGCTCCCCCTGGCCTCAAGTCCGCGTCGGTGACGGCTGCGTCAGCGGCGGGACTCGCGCCTCGCACCGCGCGGCTGGCGGCGCCTGCCCCCGGTGCGCTGGAGACCGCCGCCGCGCGGGTCGCCTCCGCGCTGGAGACGGCGCGCGAGCAGTCCTCCGAGCGCCGCATCCTGGAAGAGAGCCGCCGCGAGCTGCTCGCGGAGAAGGCCCGGCTGGACGGGCTGTCTCACGAGGAGGAGCTGGCGCTGAACATGCTGCTGGCCGAGGGCGGTGGCGTCGACGAGGAGTCCTTCCGCCGCCGCGCCGCGCAGGCCCGCCGCCACGCGGAGCTGACCCACCGCGCCCGCGAGCTGTCGCAGCGAATCGAGGCACGCACCGGGTTGTCCGACGCGCAGGCGCGCGAGGCTCTCCGCGAGGTGGGCGGTGAGGAAGGGCTGCACTCCTCGCTGGAGTCCCGACGCGCCCGGCACACCGGGGCCCATGAGCGGCAGAAGGCGGTGCTCACCGAGCAGGGCGCTCTCCGTCACCAGTTGGAGGAGTGGGAGAACGACGACGTGCTGGCGCGGCTCCGCATCGAGGAGGAGTCGCTGCGAGCCCGGGTCGCCGAGCTGGCCACGCGCTACGCGGCGGACCGGCTCACCCTGGCGCTGCTGACGCGAGCCCGGCGCCGCTTCGAAGAGGAGCAGCAGCCCCGCGTGGTGCAGCTCGCCTCCGAGCACTTCGCCGCGCTCACCGGTGGCCGATACCGCCGCGTCTTCATTCCCACGGGCGAGGAGCGCGAGCTGCGCGTGGGCGATGGAGAGCGTGACTGGAGCGCGGCGCAGCTCTCCCGGGGCACGCGCGAGCAGCTCTACCTGGCCTTCCGTCTGGCCGTGGTCCGCGACTTCGGCGAGACGCGCGGCGCCCTGCCGCTCATCGTGGACGACGTGCTGGTGAACTTCGACCCGGAGCGGGCCCGTGGCGCCATCCGCCTGCTGGCCTCGCTCTCCACTCAGCACCAGGTGATTGCCTTCACCTGTCACCCCTGGCTGCGCGAGGCCTTCGAGTCCGAGGGCGCCCGGGTGCAGCAGCTCGACACCGACACGAACTCGCCCCGGCCAGCGCCCGCCTCCGTGCTCCAGGCCGGCTGA
- a CDS encoding metallophosphoesterase family protein: MPFKFVHAADLHLDTPFRGVAAPGPLPSRFQESTFRALTRIVDLCLRERVAFLLLAGDLFDVKDRSVRARLALRRELARLDSAGIQSFIVHGNHDPLSGDTGTLALPGSVKVFGPDWEEVEVRREGRHLCRVQGISYPDVEVRDDLSARFRRTGDGFSVGLLHANLGGAEGHANYAPCTAAGLGSRRLDYWALGHVHTRAEHALPGGGVAVYPGNPQGRHANESGERGCVLVEVEDSGTRRRFVPVDGVRWHKLELPLSGVGTLDALVATALEAVQARCASELDGHAVRLTLTGRGPLHRELSRPGALTQVETDLRERLAQGHPPVLLESLRDGTRPELDVEALRAAGGFARTLLDEARFLAESPEELARLWEQEALGSLGQRLKRLGVDVLESPRPEWVVGAGLHGVESLHEEETP, from the coding sequence ATGCCCTTCAAGTTCGTCCACGCCGCAGACCTGCACCTGGACACGCCGTTTCGGGGGGTGGCCGCGCCGGGGCCCCTGCCGAGCCGCTTCCAGGAGTCCACCTTCCGTGCCCTCACGCGCATCGTCGACCTGTGCCTGCGCGAGCGCGTGGCCTTCCTGCTGCTCGCGGGGGACTTGTTCGACGTGAAGGACCGCTCGGTGCGCGCGCGCCTCGCCCTGCGCCGCGAGCTGGCCCGGCTGGACTCGGCGGGGATTCAGTCCTTCATCGTCCACGGCAACCATGACCCGCTGAGCGGCGACACCGGGACGCTGGCGCTGCCTGGCTCGGTGAAGGTGTTCGGCCCGGACTGGGAAGAGGTGGAGGTGCGGCGCGAGGGCCGCCACCTGTGCCGGGTGCAGGGCATCTCCTATCCGGACGTGGAGGTGAGGGACGACTTGTCCGCGCGCTTCCGCCGCACCGGCGACGGCTTCAGCGTGGGGCTGCTGCACGCCAACCTGGGCGGCGCGGAGGGCCACGCCAACTACGCGCCCTGCACGGCGGCGGGCCTGGGCTCGCGCCGGCTGGACTACTGGGCGCTGGGCCACGTGCACACGCGGGCCGAGCACGCGCTCCCGGGCGGCGGCGTGGCGGTGTACCCGGGCAACCCGCAGGGCCGGCACGCCAACGAGTCCGGCGAGCGCGGCTGCGTGCTGGTGGAGGTGGAGGACAGCGGCACGCGGCGGCGCTTCGTCCCCGTGGACGGCGTGCGCTGGCACAAGCTGGAGCTGCCGCTGTCCGGCGTGGGCACGCTGGACGCGCTGGTGGCCACGGCGCTGGAGGCGGTGCAGGCGCGGTGCGCGTCGGAATTGGACGGCCACGCGGTGCGCCTCACCCTCACCGGCCGGGGCCCGCTGCACCGGGAGCTGTCCAGGCCCGGCGCGCTGACGCAGGTGGAGACTGACTTGCGCGAGCGCCTTGCACAGGGCCACCCGCCCGTGCTGCTGGAGTCGCTGCGCGACGGCACCCGCCCGGAGCTGGACGTGGAGGCGCTGCGGGCCGCGGGCGGCTTCGCGCGCACGCTGCTGGACGAGGCGCGCTTCCTCGCGGAGAGCCCGGAGGAGCTGGCGCGGCTGTGGGAGCAGGAGGCGCTGGGCAGCCTGGGCCAGCGGCTGAAGCGGCTGGGCGTCGACGTGCTGGAGTCGCCCCGCCCGGAGTGGGTGGTGGGCGCGGGGCTGCACGGGGTGGAGTCGCTGCACGAGGAGGAGACGCCATGA